From the Candidatus Krumholzibacteriota bacterium genome, one window contains:
- a CDS encoding DUF4097 family beta strand repeat protein — protein sequence MRSRWIYILLILTVFVPSTLSAYRLTEIWEKNYEVEEGALFILQNVNGSIDVEGYGGDRIEVVAEIRIKAASKDKAKKILRKIEFDVEHERGLLRIEADLPKLKKEGLFGLLGSSGPSIAIRYRVRVPKRTDVELRSVNGRVASRSVKGTFLLKTVNGGIGLHSLGGEGTLGTVNGGIDCAIEQFDSGAELSIKSVNGSVKLELPEDAGAELDIKTLNGKIRTDFELNRVRRIKRSRIEGSIGDGDGYINIRTTNGGVTVRSI from the coding sequence ATGAGATCGAGATGGATTTATATTCTGCTGATATTGACTGTATTTGTCCCTTCGACTCTTTCCGCCTACAGGCTTACCGAGATCTGGGAAAAGAATTACGAAGTGGAAGAAGGCGCTCTTTTCATTCTGCAGAACGTTAACGGGAGCATAGATGTCGAGGGGTATGGCGGCGACAGGATCGAGGTCGTCGCGGAGATCAGGATCAAGGCGGCGAGCAAGGATAAGGCGAAAAAGATATTAAGAAAGATCGAATTCGACGTCGAACATGAACGCGGCCTTCTCAGGATCGAGGCGGATCTGCCAAAGCTGAAAAAAGAGGGCCTCTTCGGGCTCCTCGGCAGTTCAGGCCCGTCGATCGCGATAAGATATCGCGTCAGGGTCCCCAAAAGAACGGACGTTGAGTTGAGGTCCGTCAATGGCAGGGTCGCCTCGAGATCGGTGAAGGGTACTTTCCTGCTGAAAACGGTCAATGGCGGTATCGGCCTTCATTCTCTCGGCGGGGAGGGGACTCTCGGAACGGTCAACGGAGGGATCGACTGCGCGATAGAACAGTTCGATTCGGGAGCAGAGCTTTCGATCAAATCGGTGAACGGCTCGGTGAAGCTCGAGCTTCCCGAAGATGCCGGGGCCGAGCTCGATATCAAGACGCTAAACGGCAAGATCAGGACCGATTTCGAACTGAACCGCGTTAGAAGGATCAAGAGGTCGAGGATCGAGGGATCCATCGGCGATGGCGATGGATATATCAATATAAGGACCACCAATGGTGGCGTCACAGTAAGGTCGATCTAG